The nucleotide sequence GTGGGTGGCCCGTCAGCGTGAGCGGCAGCGCGCCTGGCAGGACGTGCGCGCGAAACGGGCGGGGGTCAGGCGCGCGCGCCCATGACGAAGAGCCGCAGCCACTCGGGCCAGTTGCCGCTCAGTTCAAAGAAGTCGTCGAAGTAAACGAGCCCCGACTCCTCGAGCTGCTGGATCAGGTCGGTCAGCGCATCCTCCCCCACGAGCGGGCCGATGGCGATGACCTCGCCCTCCACCCGGAACTCCTCGGGTGTCAGCAGGAGCGCTTCGTCGAACTGCGCGCGGGTGAGCCCCACGCGCTCGAACGCCGCCTTGCGGATGAGCAGCGTCGGGGCGGTATGCGAAAGAGTCAGTGGCATCCGTGCAAAGTAATCCTAGCTTCCAGTACATGGTCTCCCCTCGCGCTGCTGCCGCTTTCGAAGCTGAATACGATGTCGTGGTGATCGGGGCCGGTCATGCCGGCACCGAAGCCGCGGTCGCGGCGGCGCGGGCCGGTGCGCGGGTCGCCCTGATCACGGCGGCGCTCGAGCAGATCGGTCAGCTGTCGTGCAATCCGGCGATCGGCGGCGTTGCCAAGGGCACGGTCGTGCGCGAGGTGGACGCGCTGGGGGGCATCATCGCCCGCGCCACCGATCTGGCGAGCGTGCAGTTCCGGATGCTCAATCGCGGCAAGGGACCGGCGGTGTGGGCGCCGCGCTCGCAGTGTGATCGTGGGCTCTATCGCCGTGCGGTCCGCACGCTGCTCGAAGCCCAGCCGCGCCTGGTCACGATTCAGGGGATGGTCGCGCGCCTGCTGTTCGACGGCCCGGCTGGTTCTCAGGCGCGGGTCGCCGGCGTGGAGACGGCCGAGGGCCGCCGCTTTGGCGCGCGGGCGGTCGTGCTCACCACCGGCACCTTCGGGCGCGGGCAGATGCACATCGGTACGTCGACGCGAGTCAGCGGCGGGCGTGCCGGTGAAGCGGCCTCGGTGTCGCTGGGCGAGCAGCTCGACGCGGTAGGGCTCACCACAGCGCGCTTCAAGACCGGGACCCCGCCACGCATCGATGGCCGCAGCGTGAACGTCACGGCGCTCGAACGGCAGGAAAGTGAAATCGACGCGTTCGATTACAGCTGGTCGCACTTCTGGCGCGCGCCGCGGGTCGTGGGTGACGCGACGCGCCACCCGGTGCAGATGCCCTGCTGGATCACCTGGCTCGAGGCCGAGGGGACGCAGCTGATCGGCGAGCACATCGCCGAGTCGGCGATGTATGGCGGCGCGATTGCGAGTCGTGGACCGCGCTACTGCCCGAGTGTCGAAGACAAGGTCGTGAAGTTCCCCGACAAGACGCGCCACCAGCTCTTTCTCGAGCCGGAGGGGCATGACACCACCGAGCTGTATGTGAACGGGCTGTCGACGTCGCTGCCGGCGCCGGTGCAACTGGCGGTTATGCGCACGGTGCCTGGTCTCGAGCAGGTGCAGATGACGCGCGCCGGCTATGCGATCGAGTACGACTACTACCCGCCCACACAGCTGGCACCGTCGCTCGAGTCGCGCGCGATCGCGGGACTCTTCTTTGCCGGTCAGGTGAATGGCACCACCGGCTACGAGGAAGCGGCGGGGCAGGGTGTCATGGCGGGGCTCAATGCCGCGCGCGCCGTGCAGGGGCACGAGCCGGTGTTGCTGGGGCGCGAGACGAGCTACATCGGCGTGCTGGTGAACGATCTCGTCACGCGCGGCGTGGACGAGCCGTATCGCCTGTTCACGTCGCGCAGCGAGTTCCGCCTCACGGTGCGGCAGGACAATGCGCTCGCGCGCCTCGGGCCCGTGGCGGAATCGCTGGCGCTGCTGACGCCGGACGAATGCGACACGATGCACGCGCGTCTCGCGTCGGTACGCACGGCGCTGCGCCTGGCCGACGACACGAGCATGTCACCGGCCGTGGCCGATCCGGTGCTCATCGCGGCGGGATCGCGCCCGCTCGCGCACGCGGTGCGTGCCTCGGAGTTGGCGAAGCGTCAGGACATCGCCCTCGGCGATCTGTTCGCGGCCGCTGGTGTGGGTGGTGAGTTGCCGCATGATGCGGTGGTGGGCGCGGAGCTCGAGCTCAAGTACGCGGGCTACTTCCAGAAGGAACGCGCCCGCGCGGCGCGCCTCACCGCGCAGGGCGCGCTGCGCTTACCGGAGAGCTTCGACTACGAGGCGCTGCGCACGATTTCGATTGAAGCGCGCCAGAAGCTGAGCCGCGTACGTCCGGCGACACTGGCGCAGGCGAGCGCGATCCCGGGGATCAGTCCGGCCGACCTGCAGAATCTCGTGATGGAATTGCGCCGCGCGCGCTGAGCGTCGTGCCGAGCGAACCGCTCGTCGGGGGGACGGGGGACCGGGGCGATCGTCTCGTGTAGCGAGAGTCGTTGCTGCGGCGGGTGCGTTGCGCCCGCCCTGCGGCGACGCGGAGGGTTCACGTCACGGAGGGTTCTTCTTCAGACCCGCGTCCCTCCGCCCCTCCGCCGCTCCGCCCCTCCGCAGAGCAGGACCAACGTCCTCGTGCACCATGCGCCGACGCGTCCGTTCGCACGATTCTCCCCGCTCCCCCGTATCCCCGACGAGTGTTTGCCTTAGAGCTGGCGCGAAAGTGTCGGTATAGTGATTCGTTATGTTGGGATGTGTGCAAGAGTCCGTTCGACGGTCGTCTCCCGCATGGCATCGGGAACCCTTGAACTTCACCGGCGGTGCGGGATCTCGGTGGTTGGTCGCTCGCTCGTGTCCCGCTTTGACTCTGGAGATCGTATGTCGCGTCGTTCGCGTCTGACCCGTCCGTTGACCCTGGCTGCCGCTCTGAGCGCAGCGTCGCCGTTTCACATCGCGCAGGCGCAGGTCCAGCCGGTGGCGCCGCCGGCGATCACGGTGGTGGCGCGCGGGGAGGTGCAGGTGGCGCCGGACCGGGCGCGCGTGCAGGTCGGGCTCGAGACCAAGGCCCGGACCGCCAACGCGGCGGCGGCAGAGAACAACCGGAAGCAGGCCGCGATCATCAAGGCGCTGCAGGCGCTGGGGATCCCGGCGTCGCAGATCCGGACGATCAACTACAGTGTGCAGCCCGAGCAGCGCTGGGACCCGAAGGAGCAGCGGACACTGCTCGACGGCTACCGGGTGAGCAACATCGTCTCGGTGGAGACCGACAAGCTTGATCAGGCGGGGCCGATCATCGACGCTGGTCTGAGCAACGGCGCGAATCGGATTGCCGGCCTGGAGTTCCTGGTGAAGGACCGTGCGAAGGCGGAGGACGCGGCGCTCACAGAGGCGGTGGCGAGCGCGCGTCGACAGGCGGATGTGGCGGCCAAGGCGGCCGGCGGGATGGTGGCGGAGCTCCTGGAGCTCATTGTGATGGAGAGCGGGCGCCCGGAGCCGATGCCGATGCTGGCGATGGCCAAGATGGCGGGGGGCGACGCGGCCCCGACGCCGATCAGCGAGGGGATGAGCACGGTGTCGGTCTCGGTCTCCACCCGCTGGCGCTTCGCGAAGCAGCCGTAGGGCGGGGGATGTGGGGAGCCGTTTCACGTGAAACGGCGTGACCTTCTCCTCTGGGAGCCGGAGTTGTCGCGATTCGGCCGGTCACAAGAAGAACAACTGCACACGCAGGGCTCACAGAGACCGAAGGGAGCACGGGGTGATGTCCCCCGTGCTCCCTTTGGTCTCTGTGAGCCCTGTGTGTGCTCTTCTCCAAGCCGCCCTCGCCGCCCCACGTTTCACGTGAAACCAGACCAGTATGCCCGCCGCCATGGTCCAGCGCCCCCGGCCGCCCTATACTTCGCCTCCCCGCGAACCCGCTGCGACCCCCGTCGCGGCGAACCCCAGCGACCAGATCGTGGCCCGCATTCTCGCCATCGCCAACCAGAAGGGCGGGGTCGGTAAGACGACCACCGCCGTCAATCTCGCCGCGTCCCTCGCGGTCGCCGAACAGCGCACCCTGCTGATCGACGCCGATCCCCAGGGGAACGCGACCTCCGGGTGTGGTCTCTCCCGGGACGAGCTCGAGCGCACCACCTACGACGTCCTCATGGGCGACGCCGCCATCGGCGACGCCATCGTCCGTGGCGTCCAGTTCAAGCACCTCGACCTCCTCCCCACCACCCCCGATCTCTCCGGCGCCGAAGTCGAACTCGTCGATGCCGACGACCGCGCCACCCGCATGCGCGACGCCATCGCCACGGTCCGCGATCAGTACGACTACATCCTCCTCGACTGCCCGCCCTCACTCGGCATCATCACCCTCAACATGCTGGTGGCGGCCGACGCGATCCTGATCCCCCTCCAGTGCGAGTACTACGCCCTCGAAGGGCTCTCGCAGCTCCTGGGGACGGTGCAGCGCGTGCAGGAGTCGATGAACCCCACCCTCGACGTCGACTCGGTGCTCCTCACCATGTTCGACAACCGCCTGAACCTCTCCCGCCAGGTCGTCGCCGATGCGCGCGCCCACTTCGGCGACAAGGTCTTTCAGACGGTCATCCCGCGGAACATCCGCCTCGCCGAAGCGCCCAGCTTCGGCAAGCCGATCGTCGTCTATGACATCGCGTCGGTCGGCGCCCAAGCGTATATGGCCGTCGCTCGCGAGCTCATCGACCGGACCCAGCGTCTCGCTGCGACCCCCTCGCCCTCTGGAGCGGAGTCATGACGCCCGAACCCCCTCGCCGCCTCGGACGCGGGCTCGACGCCCTCCTCGCCCGGAAAGAGCCGCCCAAACCGGCCCCGCCGGCCGCCGCGCTACCCGACGCCCCGGCCGCCGCGACCGGCGCGCCCGCGAGCGCGCCAGCGCCCGAATCGCCCCTCAAAACCATTCCGCTTTCCCAAATTAGGGCAAACCCCTTCCAGCCTCGGCAGGAGTTCCGCCCCGAAGAGCTCGCCGACCTCGAAGCCTCGCTCCGCGTCAACGGGCTCCTCCAGCCGATCACCGTCCGCCCCGCCCCGAACGGACAGGGCTACGAACTGATCGCCGGCGAACGACGATTCCGCGCCGCCACCCGACTCGGCTGGTCCGAGATCCCCGCCCTCGTGAAGCCCGTCGATGACAAGACGCTCCTCACGCTGGCCATGATCGAGAACCTCCAGCGCGCCGATCTCGATCCTATAGAAGAAGCCGACGGCTATCAGCGCCTCATCGACGAGTTCGCCCTCACCAACCAGGAAGTCGCGGACGTCGTCGGCAAAGACCGCTCGACCGTCGCCAACGCCCTCCGCCTTCGGCAACTCCCGGCGTCCGTGCGGCGCATGCTGCAGGACAAGCAGCTCTCCGCCGGCCACGCCCGCGCCCTCCTCCCCCTGGGCAACGAACGCGCGATCGTTGACCTCGCCCGCGAGACCGCCCAGAACGGACTCTCCGTCCGCGAAGTCGAACGCCGCGTCGCCGCCGGGCGCCCCAAGCCGCCGGCCGCGGGCAAGAAAGCTTCGCCGGCGAACGAACCGCCCGCCACCCCGCCGGGTGCGTCCGGCGCCGTCGTCCGCCAACTCGAAGAAAAACTCCGCCGGAAACTGCAGACAGGTGTCACCATTTCGTTGACAGCGAAGGACAAAGGCGAGGTGCGCATCGCGTTCTTCTCCAACGATGACCTCGAGCGTGTTCTCGAACTACTCGGCGTTTCACTCGACTGAACCACCATGGCGCCAGTACGGCGCCATAACAGGACTCTCATGCCCCGATTCGCTGCCGCCCGCGCCGTCCTGCTCGCCGCGAGTGTCGCCCTCCTCGCCGCCTGCTCGGGTGGCGACGCCAAGACTGCCGATTCCGCGGCCGCCACCAAGACGTTGCGGGTCGCCCTGCTGACGCCGGGCCCGGTCTCTGACCGCTCCTGGAATGGCATCGCCTACCAGGGGCTCCAGGCGATCAAGGACTCATTGGGCGCCCAGGTCTCCCATATCCAGACCAAGACCCCCGCCGAGTTCGAGGAGAACTTCCGGCAGTACGGCGCGCAGGGATACGACCTCGTCATCGGCAACGGCTTCGAGTATCAGGACGCCGCCGTCCGCGTGGCCCCTGCCTATCCCAAGACCAGCTACGTCATCACCTCCGGCCGCGCCACCGGCGCCAACCTCGCCGGCTTCGCGTTCGCGTTCGAAGAGGCGTCGTATCAGGCCGGGATCATCGCTGCCGCCGCCTCCAAGTCCGGCAAGCTCGGCATGATCGCCGGTCAGGAGCTGCCGCCGGTCAAGGCGAGCTTTCAAGCCTTCGAGCGCGGGGCAAAGTCGGTGAACCCGAAGATCGAAGTGCTCACCTCGTACATCGGCAACTGGGATGATGTGAGCGCGGCCAAGGAGCAGGCACTCGCGCAGATCGGTCGCGGCGTCGACGTGATCTTCCAGAACGCCGATGCCGCCGGACTCGGCATCTTCCAGGCGGCCAAGGAGAAGGGCGTGTTCGCTTTCGGCACGAACGCGAATCAGAACCCGATCGCACCCGATGTCATCCTGGGCAGCGTCGTCATCGATCTGCCGAAGGCGTTCCTCCTCGCGGCTCGCGAAGTGAAGGCGGG is from Gemmatimonadaceae bacterium and encodes:
- the mnmG gene encoding tRNA uridine-5-carboxymethylaminomethyl(34) synthesis enzyme MnmG: MVSPRAAAAFEAEYDVVVIGAGHAGTEAAVAAARAGARVALITAALEQIGQLSCNPAIGGVAKGTVVREVDALGGIIARATDLASVQFRMLNRGKGPAVWAPRSQCDRGLYRRAVRTLLEAQPRLVTIQGMVARLLFDGPAGSQARVAGVETAEGRRFGARAVVLTTGTFGRGQMHIGTSTRVSGGRAGEAASVSLGEQLDAVGLTTARFKTGTPPRIDGRSVNVTALERQESEIDAFDYSWSHFWRAPRVVGDATRHPVQMPCWITWLEAEGTQLIGEHIAESAMYGGAIASRGPRYCPSVEDKVVKFPDKTRHQLFLEPEGHDTTELYVNGLSTSLPAPVQLAVMRTVPGLEQVQMTRAGYAIEYDYYPPTQLAPSLESRAIAGLFFAGQVNGTTGYEEAAGQGVMAGLNAARAVQGHEPVLLGRETSYIGVLVNDLVTRGVDEPYRLFTSRSEFRLTVRQDNALARLGPVAESLALLTPDECDTMHARLASVRTALRLADDTSMSPAVADPVLIAAGSRPLAHAVRASELAKRQDIALGDLFAAAGVGGELPHDAVVGAELELKYAGYFQKERARAARLTAQGALRLPESFDYEALRTISIEARQKLSRVRPATLAQASAIPGISPADLQNLVMELRRAR
- a CDS encoding ParB/RepB/Spo0J family partition protein, with translation MTPEPPRRLGRGLDALLARKEPPKPAPPAAALPDAPAAATGAPASAPAPESPLKTIPLSQIRANPFQPRQEFRPEELADLEASLRVNGLLQPITVRPAPNGQGYELIAGERRFRAATRLGWSEIPALVKPVDDKTLLTLAMIENLQRADLDPIEEADGYQRLIDEFALTNQEVADVVGKDRSTVANALRLRQLPASVRRMLQDKQLSAGHARALLPLGNERAIVDLARETAQNGLSVREVERRVAAGRPKPPAAGKKASPANEPPATPPGASGAVVRQLEEKLRRKLQTGVTISLTAKDKGEVRIAFFSNDDLERVLELLGVSLD
- a CDS encoding AAA family ATPase, whose translation is MARILAIANQKGGVGKTTTAVNLAASLAVAEQRTLLIDADPQGNATSGCGLSRDELERTTYDVLMGDAAIGDAIVRGVQFKHLDLLPTTPDLSGAEVELVDADDRATRMRDAIATVRDQYDYILLDCPPSLGIITLNMLVAADAILIPLQCEYYALEGLSQLLGTVQRVQESMNPTLDVDSVLLTMFDNRLNLSRQVVADARAHFGDKVFQTVIPRNIRLAEAPSFGKPIVVYDIASVGAQAYMAVARELIDRTQRLAATPSPSGAES
- a CDS encoding SIMPL domain-containing protein (The SIMPL domain is named for its presence in mouse protein SIMPL (signalling molecule that associates with mouse pelle-like kinase). Bacterial member BP26, from Brucella, was shown to assemble into a channel-like structure, while YggE from E. coli has been associated with resistance to oxidative stress.) — protein: MSRRSRLTRPLTLAAALSAASPFHIAQAQVQPVAPPAITVVARGEVQVAPDRARVQVGLETKARTANAAAAENNRKQAAIIKALQALGIPASQIRTINYSVQPEQRWDPKEQRTLLDGYRVSNIVSVETDKLDQAGPIIDAGLSNGANRIAGLEFLVKDRAKAEDAALTEAVASARRQADVAAKAAGGMVAELLELIVMESGRPEPMPMLAMAKMAGGDAAPTPISEGMSTVSVSVSTRWRFAKQP
- a CDS encoding BMP family protein gives rise to the protein MPRFAAARAVLLAASVALLAACSGGDAKTADSAAATKTLRVALLTPGPVSDRSWNGIAYQGLQAIKDSLGAQVSHIQTKTPAEFEENFRQYGAQGYDLVIGNGFEYQDAAVRVAPAYPKTSYVITSGRATGANLAGFAFAFEEASYQAGIIAAAASKSGKLGMIAGQELPPVKASFQAFERGAKSVNPKIEVLTSYIGNWDDVSAAKEQALAQIGRGVDVIFQNADAAGLGIFQAAKEKGVFAFGTNANQNPIAPDVILGSVVIDLPKAFLLAAREVKAGTFTGRVINLGVKDDVVRLELNDALRAKIPASAITASDSVGALIKAGTFTALKDLTAATDSAKPIKPN